TCTACAAACTCGCAAATTTGCTTAAGTGATTTTTCTAGAAGTTTATCAATATCCGATAAATCGGAATTAATATACGTTGTAGAAATATTAATTAATAAGTCTTGAAAACGCAGTTGACGTTCTATGATTTTATCTTTTTCTTCTTGACTGAAACTTGTTTCTGAAATTGATTTCGCGTGGTCCTGGTGATCTGCTTTCATTCGACTTATTAAGGTTTAAAATAAAATGTAGTCTTTTATACTTGACTAAGATAATATTTAGATTCTTCTTATTAAAATATAAGTATCAGTGATATGAAATAAAATACTACGCAGATATCTTAATAAGCTAAGAATGTAGATACGAGTTGGCATTTCATCAGATTAATTAAGGTTAATTATTCGCATTTTAAAACAGGTTTTGTAAGTATTAAGCAAAAAAAAAGTAAACCTATAGAATTTTCATTCCACAAATTTACTTTCTTAAAAGAAACGGATTTTAATTATACTTGTTTCTTATTTAAATCTTTTATTAAGTTAGAAGCGTAGATGGCAATAAATAATCCTGCTACACCAATACAGCACCACATAAACCAAGGTTGTTGCCAAAAAGACGTTTGTGTTACAGCTTCTTTAGCAGGCTCTATAGTCGTTATTGACGTTATAGTTGCTAACGGTAAAGTCTTTTTTAAAGTATTCGCAACTTCCGAGATATCGTAATCAGGAAAGTTAAGAGCTTTGTTTCCAGCTGTAACCTTATACGTGGTTTGAGGCTTTAAAGCAGCAACCATATACACAGGTTTTTGCATAAACTCAATGCTACTAATTTGAAGTTTAGGATTGTCTTTATTTTCAATTTCTAAATATAATTCACCTTCAACCATTGGCGGAATATCGAAAACAAGGTCTTTATCTGAACGTAATGAAAATGAGCTAATAACTTTTCTATATGTTTCGATGTTGCGTTTTTCTTCACGAGATCTTAAAGCATACAACGTGGCGTCACGGCTGTAAAGTGCTGGCCCTGTAATATTCAGTTTCATTTGGTGGATCACTTCTGGTCTTTCAAAAGTAATATGTACTTGTGTTTTTTTGTTTTCCTCTGAAAAAGAAATTGCTTTTACAGGAATATCATCCATTTTTATTGGCGATATAGTTTCTTTCTCAGCACTCACCTTCCCTATTTTTAAAAGGTTTATTGGTAATGAATGTTTATCATTAAAAACCACTTTTAAATAACGATAAGCACCTAAAGGAAAATTAATAACCTTATAGACTTGGGTGTTTTCAGGATGACTTAAATTATCCAATTGACCGTTGTTTACAATACCAAACCATTTTATTTTATTATTACTACCTTCTAGTTTGTAACTTTTAGAACCTTGATAATTTGCAATTAAAAAAACCGCTTGTTTAATAGATTTATCTAGGTTTTCAAATATATACGTAGAGCTACTATCGGTTTCTTGTGATGTTGAAACCATTGCAAATTCTGTAAAATCGGAAACCTGAGTTGTTTTAAAAGCCGTTGCCGATTTTAAAAAATAAGGCACTTGATTCCCTTTAGCGTCTAAAATTCTAAGGTCACGTAAATTGGCTGTAGCATGGGTACGAAAATTATAAGGCACAGGAATGTGGTGCAATCCAGCTTCTGTTACAGGTTTTATTTCTCCTTCTACGGTGTGTTTTTGACCAAAAGCCATAGTGACACAAAACATTAAAAGTAGTTTAATCGATGTTTTCATTTTCTGTTGTTTTCTCATCATCAATAACCAAAACTTTAATTTTTTGATATATGAATGAAATAATTAAAATAAGAATTCCTAATAGTATAAAAGCGATAATTTTTCCAGTTTCAGATACGTTACTAATGTCATAAGCAAAAAGCTTAACAATGGTGAGTCCTAAAAGTGTTAGCGCAATAATTCGTAAAGGTTTTAATTGTTTTTTAATACCCCAAAGTAATAATACAAAGGCTAAAACACCCCATAATACGGGAAGTCCTGTTTTTATTATTTTATTTTGCCCAGTTGAAAATATAGCATATTTATTAACTTGTGGGTCTTGCATTGCAGAGAAATCCATAAGGTGAAGTCCTTGTAAAATTACTTCGTTACTCGCTAAAAGTACTAAAGCAAATACGGCAATCCAAATGGTGAATTTTCCATTGAAAATAGTAAACACTTTTTGTGTTTTATTGCTGTTGTAAACCAAATACCAGAAATACATAATAAAAGCTAAACCAACAAAATGCATGTAATAAGATATCCTGTAAGTATCGCCATAAAGTATATATTCTTCAATTTCTTGCATTGGTAATGTTGCCATACCAAAAGTAAATATGACTATATTAAAAATAGCTAAAACATTAATTATTTTATTATTAACAGTTGTTCTGTTTCGGTATAAAACAAAGCATAACACAGCTGTAAATAAAAAGTGATATTGTAAACAAATTGATAATAAGCCATTAAACATATAATGCTGATCGGCTTGATAGATTACTTCCGTCATTCCAACAAAATAAGCCATAACTACGGCAACAATTCGGGTTAGTTTTTTATAAATAACCGGATTGAAAACTAAACCAAACTTTTCTAGTTTTTCAGTCTCTTTGCGCAATAATAAGTGCACCGCAACAAGAGACAATACAACTAAAAGCCCTGCAATAAACACAGGATTAAGTACGATATTAAAATCTTCTGCATTAGTGTAAACTTCCCAGTCCATTGCCAAACTACCTATCATTAAAGCTTGCACTATAACAGATGCAAAACGGTAACTTTTAATTTGAGATTTTTGAGCCAACCACATTAACATAACCGCTTCAATTGCCCAGAACATGGTAATGTTGTTTCCTGAAAATTGAATAGGAATTGCTAAAGTTATGAAGGTTAAACTTAAACCTATTAATAGATAAATTCCTTTTTTGTCTAAACCGAATTTTTTAAATAACAATAGCGAATAGCCCATGTTCATTATAGCTAAAAAGGCTGTAAATAATCCTCTTAACTCTGGTTTGTATTGAGATAAAATAAACATACCAATACCGTAAAATACAAAGTTATTACTTGCTAACATCCCCAATTGAATACCACTAAAACTACCCTTATTGCGTAGGTTGTTTATAGTAGTCATTATTAAGAATATTATGTAGAAAATGAAACCAAAAACTAAACCACCAAAATAATGTGGCTCTAAGCTTAGTGAATCTTTAGTAACCCAACCAGCAAATAGTAATATGGTAAATATAAAGGCCAGAATGTGTAAAAGGTTCCATTTTTTAAAATAGGCCAATGTTAATATCCCGATATCTAAAATAGCGATATAAGTAAACAATACAACATAATTTCCGCTACCTGTACTAATCATGAACGGGACGGCAAAACCACCAATAAGTGATAATACAGCCAATTCCATTCTATTGTATGATAATGAAATAAGACAACTAAAAGCGGTTATCACTACCATAATAGCAAACGCAACTTCTTGTCCAAACAATTTATATTCATGGAACGCAATGGCAATAGTGAAATAGAAAATAGCAATGGCGCCTGCAACGAGTACGGAACTAAATGGCGCATATTTTTTGCGTAATTTATGCGCAATAAATAACACTAAACTACCAGCAAGAATACCAATACCAACACGAGCAGGTTCATTAATCCAATCTTTATCTATGGCGTATTTTACAAAATAGCTAATACCTAAAACTAGAATTAGAATACCAATTTTGTTGATTAGGTTTTCGCCAATAAACTTTTCTAAATCTGGGTTTTTCTGCTTAAAACGATCCCAAAGTGGCGGCGTAGGCTCACTTTCTTCCTTTTGAATAAGAGCGGCAGATGCCACATAGGTAGTATCTTGATTTGCGAAAGTGGTTTCAGTGTCGGCGTTTTCTAAAGTTTCAACGGCTTCATGATCTATAATTTCGTTGTTGTAAAACTTGTAATCGTTTAACAACGTATTAATAAACTCATAATCGCTAGCTTCCTTAACCTCATTGATGCCAAGGACATCAACCATTTTATTTCTTAATCTATGTAAAGTCTCAGAGTCTTGAGACGCTTTTGCAGTAGTTAAAATGTTCTTTATAATAGCAACATCTTTAGTGTTCAATTTAGTAACACTAGCATAAGTTGGCAAGTATTCTTCTTCCGTTGCATTTTCAACAACTTCAGGAAACTCTACAGGTGTTTCAATTGGTGGTATAACGGTTTCAGGAACATCCTCCTCAACATATTCTTCTTTAGCATATTGTTCAAAAGCATTATCCTTAATAGGTTCTTTTGGAGTGGAATGCTCAAAACGTTCTCTTGATAATAGCTTTTGAATTCCGCTTAATTTATCACTTAAATCATTTATATCTCCCTTTAACCGTTCTCTTTCTCTACTATATTTAGTATTCTGAAAGATTAATAAAAGTATAATTATAACTGAAAGAGTATATTCCATAGGGGTTGGATGTATTAAGTGCTGCAAATAATAGTACGCAATGTAATACTTATCTTTAAGATTATATATTTTAGATAAAAAGAAGAATAAAATATATAGATTTAATATGCAAAAAGCGTGTTTTAACGAAAATATAATCTAAAATATAGATTCATATTTCAATTAAAAGACGCTCTGCTCTTATTTTGTTTTATAACGTGCTTATTCCAAAAGTTGAAAACACATTAATTTTCAGTTTTAATTCAATTCCTTCATAATTTCAGAAAACAACTCATAAGATCGTATTCTATCTTTCACATCATAAATATTAGTAACAGCAATAATTTCGTCTGCTTGAGTTTGTTCCATAAAGGTTTCAACCTGAGCTTTTACAGTAGCTTTACTTCCTACAAAAGAATACTTCAACATTTGATTCACCTGCGGATTTTTAATAATCTCCTCTAAATCTGGCGTCATTTCTGTTGGTGGTTGTACAAAGTCTCGTTTCCCTGTAAAGATCCCGACAATCATACGAATTAATGATGTAAACAAGCGTTGCGCTTCTTCATCGGTATCTGCAATTATAATATTAACACCAGCCATAACGTATGGTTTTTCTAAATCTTTAGAAGGTTTAAACTCCTTACGGTAAATGTCTATGGCATTCCATAAATGTGTAGTTGCAAAATGACTCGCAAAAGCATAAGGCAATCCGTTTTTAGCAGCCAAATGTGCGCTATCTGTGCTAGAACCCAAAATAAAAATGGGCACTTCTACCCCTTCGGCAACTGTGGCTCTCACTTTAGACGTCGCATTTTCTTTAGAGAAATAAGTCTGTATTTTGTCTAATTCGTTTGGGAAAGCATGTGCGGCATCCATAAAATCCGAACGAATGGCTTGCGCGGTCTCTCTATCGGTTCCAGGTGCTCTACCTAAACCTAAGTCAAT
The window above is part of the Algibacter sp. L3A6 genome. Proteins encoded here:
- a CDS encoding DUF2339 domain-containing protein, which codes for MEYTLSVIIILLLIFQNTKYSRERERLKGDINDLSDKLSGIQKLLSRERFEHSTPKEPIKDNAFEQYAKEEYVEEDVPETVIPPIETPVEFPEVVENATEEEYLPTYASVTKLNTKDVAIIKNILTTAKASQDSETLHRLRNKMVDVLGINEVKEASDYEFINTLLNDYKFYNNEIIDHEAVETLENADTETTFANQDTTYVASAALIQKEESEPTPPLWDRFKQKNPDLEKFIGENLINKIGILILVLGISYFVKYAIDKDWINEPARVGIGILAGSLVLFIAHKLRKKYAPFSSVLVAGAIAIFYFTIAIAFHEYKLFGQEVAFAIMVVITAFSCLISLSYNRMELAVLSLIGGFAVPFMISTGSGNYVVLFTYIAILDIGILTLAYFKKWNLLHILAFIFTILLFAGWVTKDSLSLEPHYFGGLVFGFIFYIIFLIMTTINNLRNKGSFSGIQLGMLASNNFVFYGIGMFILSQYKPELRGLFTAFLAIMNMGYSLLLFKKFGLDKKGIYLLIGLSLTFITLAIPIQFSGNNITMFWAIEAVMLMWLAQKSQIKSYRFASVIVQALMIGSLAMDWEVYTNAEDFNIVLNPVFIAGLLVVLSLVAVHLLLRKETEKLEKFGLVFNPVIYKKLTRIVAVVMAYFVGMTEVIYQADQHYMFNGLLSICLQYHFLFTAVLCFVLYRNRTTVNNKIINVLAIFNIVIFTFGMATLPMQEIEEYILYGDTYRISYYMHFVGLAFIMYFWYLVYNSNKTQKVFTIFNGKFTIWIAVFALVLLASNEVILQGLHLMDFSAMQDPQVNKYAIFSTGQNKIIKTGLPVLWGVLAFVLLLWGIKKQLKPLRIIALTLLGLTIVKLFAYDISNVSETGKIIAFILLGILILIISFIYQKIKVLVIDDEKTTENENID
- a CDS encoding LLM class flavin-dependent oxidoreductase, whose amino-acid sequence is MKTQHTKYSILDLALVSQGHTLKQTYNDALSLAQHAETFGYTRYWLAEHHNAHNIGSSATSVLIGYVAQGTNTIKVGSGGVMLPNHSPLIIAEQFGTLGSLYPNRIDLGLGRAPGTDRETAQAIRSDFMDAAHAFPNELDKIQTYFSKENATSKVRATVAEGVEVPIFILGSSTDSAHLAAKNGLPYAFASHFATTHLWNAIDIYRKEFKPSKDLEKPYVMAGVNIIIADTDEEAQRLFTSLIRMIVGIFTGKRDFVQPPTEMTPDLEEIIKNPQVNQMLKYSFVGSKATVKAQVETFMEQTQADEIIAVTNIYDVKDRIRSYELFSEIMKELN